ATTTCAATTAGCATCATCAACCACTACGAACTTTAGATAATCTCCATCAAACACTGCATACATTGCCTCTGATCCTCGCCAAATTCTGAACATTGTAAACTCTCCCAGTGTCACCTTTGCACCTCCTATCCAGTATAATAATGTTCAACTAGATGAGAAATAGCAAGTTTTCAAGCCAACATATGTAGACTATTTTTCCCATTATCCTCCACAGATCTATATTGAATCAGTGTTTTCAACTGTTGGAAGTGGTGGCGAAATGGATGTGGCCACCATGCCTCTGACGGATAGTgaaccacttctcctcctctactcctccgTCAGACACCGCAAACAGTCGCGTCATGAACTCAATGTCATGATTTCGCATGAAAACGACATTCAAAACAAAATCCAGGTAAATATCACAAGATTtaaatgtaatgatgatggcaAGAAATTCAGATTAAGAATACATACACACCAAAAAATTAATGCACTAAAATTCAGACTTCTTGAACTCTATTGAATTacagagtaggagaaagaagcgGTCATTAGAAAAATTGCAGAAGGTTCGAGTGCGAAGAAATGCAGCGGAGattcaagaggaggagagcaacaTGATCTGGGAGGGGGAGCTGGTGGTGCCAGGCTTGCCTCAGCATGCCCATAACTCACTGGGAGGTAAGGTCAGTGTGGCCTCTCTATTGTCTCATATCTGCAGTTTTGTGATGTTTCTCCTAGTctcctgatttttcttttctaccttcctaTCACTTATAAAATCATCCTGGTCTTACAGATCGAGGAAGAGGACGCCGGGGGCGCAGAAGAAGGGCTAAAAACGGATGTAAAAAGAAGCCACTGCGGGTAGACTTCAAAGACATTGGGTGGGATGACTGGATCATTGCACCAGTCTCCTATGAGGTAAATATTCATGGCCATGAAACCATGCTTTAGGGAAACACTAAGTCACATTTGATGTTCTTGTACTTGTCACCCATTTTATTGCTATACGTCCAATAAATACTGTATTGAAGATGTTCATTATTCTGTATTCTCAAAATTCTGTTAGATAATGTCGCTAATACAATAATAGTAAGCCAAAAAGTGTAAAACACGGCACTaaactcctttctcttctcaggCAAATCAGTGCACCGGGAAGTGTTTCTACCCACTGGCATCTCACCTGAGCCCAACAAAGCATGCTGTGGTGCAGACTCTGATGAATTCAGTACATCCAGACCGCAGCCCCCGTGCCTGCTGTGTTCCCACCAAGCTGGGACCTATCTCCCTCCTCTACTTTGAGAACAATCAAACTCCCACCTACAAATACCAGTATGATGACatggtggtgctggagtgtggaTGCAGATAGTGGAGCGAGCCCAGCATATCCCGAATAGATAGCTGGGAAAGCcaagtgaagaaaatatactCAATAAACTTTCCTCAAAACATTTTGTAATGCCATTTGAAAATGTACAGTATTTAGTCATATTTAAAAAAAGACTTGTCTtatagtaaataaatgaaaagcagaCATTGTGCTTCATTATGTAAATACTTGAGAAATATGATCAAGTAGCTGAATCATAAGGAACATAAATATGTAGtgcattttttttaacaaaatgACTTGATATTTACATGTGGTCTGAAACAAACCTTCATCTTGAAACTCTTAATCAATGTGAGTGATATGCTGACTACAACCAAGGAAAAGTTTCACATGTGTAATGTTGTGAATGTATAATACAACCACTCTGCTGACAGCACACAACTGCAGAAATCATTAAGAGTAATTATATACTGAGTTATTGCACAGTAACAACTGGTTCATGGTATCAACCAggattatgtgagagagagagagagagagagagagagagagagagagagagagagagagagagagagagagagagagagagagagagagacctgcttcTCTCACCAAGAAACTGTCTGAAATAAAGACTGAATTCACAGAACTTGTCTTCTGAACTAAGCATCATGCCATAGAGCCATCTGACCCAAGATTAAGTATAATGCAATTTGTAATGAGCAATACACTGCTGCACTAACTGTATAGTAACatgataataaaacaatgtaaaagTATATGTAACACATGGTGGGAGGTGATGGCATGAGGATACTACGAAGAGTTGGAGCAAGATGGACTGTGGGgtcagtgatgatgatgtagtattggaagtgtggtgatgtggtacaATGAATAGTGAAGCTGACATGCTGCGTGGCAGAAGTAAGGCTATAATGTGTGCAGTGTTACAGAAACCCTTACCTTAATGAAATGTACAGTAcacatca
The window above is part of the Portunus trituberculatus isolate SZX2019 chromosome 14, ASM1759143v1, whole genome shotgun sequence genome. Proteins encoded here:
- the LOC123503667 gene encoding bone morphogenetic protein 10-like isoform X2; this encodes MTRSRWGAARLATLLLLAMVGVAGEAMPAPPVPPTNHTVEDDYEYYYDYDYYYDEDGSRKLNMSEFRLPKEQRRIGEPYVPRYMLELYAEQSLSRQTPLPGADLVRSFTAVNTGVERRVRVEMTLPRDEALHGSHVTEEDLMTVKVCEKDIYELHNAWETFDVTFAVRHWLAHPSRPQLLQIYIESVFSTVGSGGEMDVATMPLTDSEPLLLLYSSVRHRKQSRHELNVMISHENDIQNKIQSRRKKRSLEKLQKVRVRRNAAEIQEEESNMIWEGELVVPGLPQHAHNSLGDRGRGRRGRRRRAKNGCKKKPLRVDFKDIGWDDWIIAPVSYEANQCTGKCFYPLASHLSPTKHAVVQTLMNSVHPDRSPRACCVPTKLGPISLLYFENNQTPTYKYQYDDMVVLECGCR
- the LOC123503667 gene encoding bone morphogenetic protein 10-like isoform X1 yields the protein MTRSRWGAARLATLLLLAMVGVAGEAMPAPPVPPTNHTVEDDYEYYYDYDYYYDEDGSRKLNMSEFRLPKEQRRIGEPYVPRYMLELYAEQSLSRQTPLPGADLVRSFTAVNTESHAGDPDVGGRAARKHTLGFNVTAPRGETVTNATLRLYTIITRDQYAYIGVERRVRVEMTLPRDEALHGSHVTEEDLMTVKVCEKDIYELHNAWETFDVTFAVRHWLAHPSRPQLLQIYIESVFSTVGSGGEMDVATMPLTDSEPLLLLYSSVRHRKQSRHELNVMISHENDIQNKIQSRRKKRSLEKLQKVRVRRNAAEIQEEESNMIWEGELVVPGLPQHAHNSLGDRGRGRRGRRRRAKNGCKKKPLRVDFKDIGWDDWIIAPVSYEANQCTGKCFYPLASHLSPTKHAVVQTLMNSVHPDRSPRACCVPTKLGPISLLYFENNQTPTYKYQYDDMVVLECGCR